The genome window AAGGAATCATATATAAAATTATCTTTAAGACTACGGAAATGGAATTGATATCTAAAAGTATAGTAATAAAATAGGGGAAGATAACCAAAAGATTAATGGGGGTTATTACTACCTGTGCTTGTTTGGCATCTGTTGCAAAGATTGATAGTAAGGTGGCTAAACTTGCGGCACAGATAATTGCTAAGAATAAAGATGTTGCCAAGACCAAATATAAAGTGGTCTGGCTCGGTCCGATATTAACCATGGTTTTTATTGCGGATGCAGTTGGCGTATTGATGCGTGACATCGGTGTCAGATAAAATTTTATTCCAAGAAGAAATACTCCTGAAAGCAAAATTGCAACTATTCCTGCGCCGAGCATCTTTCCAATCAAGATTTGCAGTCGGCTGATGGGAAAAGTTAAAAGGGTTTCCAAGGTTTTATTTTCTTTCTCTTGGCCCATCGCGGCTGCAATCATCTGACTAATATAAATTATTACCATTAACAAAATTACAGGGATAAAGACATTTTGAACCCTGATGGTATTTTTAATCTGGATAGGATTTGCTAAAAAAGTTTGATTTTTTAGATTAACATAATCTGTAATATTTAACGGACGCTTAATCGTGGCAATGGGAGCATCTTTATTATATTGTCTGATAATTCGAACACCAAGACTCTCATTTACAATATTCATTGCTGACTTCACTTGAGCCACGCCGATATCAGAAAAAGGCGACAAACTATTTATTAAAGTATATATTGATATTTGG of candidate division WOR-3 bacterium contains these proteins:
- a CDS encoding ABC transporter permease — translated: MRAILVLVRKEIKELLTTALLVPIVVMVLFFAFIGRMMTREYKKSTTPKPILVADFDQSATSNYIINILKQQNLIINQSIGNIDFLLKQAQQTNINVVLILPESLELKYNSLQHPQISIYTLINSLSPFSDIGVAQVKSAMNIVNESLGVRIIRQYNKDAPIATIKRPLNITDYVNLKNQTFLANPIQIKNTIRVQNVFIPVILLMVIIYISQMIAAAMGQEKENKTLETLLTFPISRLQILIGKMLGAGIVAILLSGVFLLGIKFYLTPMSRINTPTASAIKTMVNIGPSQTTLYLVLATSLFLAIICAASLATLLSIFATDAKQAQVVITPINLLVIFPYFITILLDINSISVVLKIILYMIPFTYPFIIPQALFFNQTSLIIGGFAYMIIFAVIITIIAAKLFSSDLILTAKLKIRR